Proteins from a genomic interval of Bos mutus isolate GX-2022 chromosome 26, NWIPB_WYAK_1.1, whole genome shotgun sequence:
- the PKD2L1 gene encoding polycystin-2-like protein 1 isoform X4: MSEPISSTPWTSSGNEPETSEFSRNCPPPHLDSGLWGTTLTENTAENRELYVKTTLRELLVYVVFLVDICLLTYGMTSSSAYYYTKVMSELFLHTPSDTGISFQAISSMEDFWDFAQGPLLDSLYWTKWYNNQSLGHGSHSFIYYENLLLGVPRLRQLRVRNDSCMVHEDFREDILSCYDVYSPDKEEQLPFGPLNGTAWTYHSQDELGGSSHWGQLTSYSGGGYYLDLPGSRRACEEALKDLKEGLWLDRGTRVVFIDFSVYNANINLFCVLRLVVEFPATGGAIPSWQIRTVKLIRYVSNWDFFIVGCEIAFCIFIFYYVVEEILELRIHRLRYLSSIWNILDLVVILLSIMAVGFHIFRTLEVNRLMGKLLQQPNMYADFEFLAFWQTQYNNMNAVNLFFAWIKIFKYISFNKTMTQLSSTLARCAKDILGFAVMFFLVFFAYAQLGYLLFGTQVENFSTFVKCIFTQFRIILGDFDYNAIDNANRILGPVYFVTYVFFVFFVLLNMFLAIINDTYSEVKEELAGQKDELQLSDLLRQGYNKTLRRLHLRKEQVSDVQKVLQAGEQEIQFEDFTNTLRELEHTEHETTKLTAAFTRFDQDGNGILDEKEQKETQQKLEGERVAVHAEIENLGWSIVRSPPGESSPKQAAKTGGWVSGEEFYTLTRRVLQLETVLEGVMTQVDAMRSKLTMVERKGWLAPLPGAGEQGIWEHLQAAPAVTPAPWGL; encoded by the exons TGACCTATGGAATGACAAGCTCCAGTGCCTATTACTACACCAAAGTGATGTCTGAGCTCTTCTTACATACCCCATCGGACACTGGAATCTCCTTCCAGGCCATCAGCAGCATGGAGGACTTCTGGGAT TTTGCCCAGGGCCCATTACTGGACAGCTTGTATTGGACCAAATGGTACAACAACCAGAGCCTGGGCCACGGCTCCCACTCCTTCATCTACTATGAGAACCTGTTGCTGGGGGTTCCGAGGCTGCGGCAGCTGCGGGTCCGCAATGACTCCTGCATGGTGCATGAGGACTTCCGCGAGGACATTCTGAGCTGCTACGATGTCTACTCCCCAGACAAGGAAGAGCAACTCCCCTTTGGGCCCCTCAATGGCACAGC ATGGACCTACCACTCGCAGGATGAGCTGGGGGGCTCCTCTCACTGGGGCCAGCTCACAAGCTACAGTGGAGGTGGCTACTACCTGGACCTTCCAGGATCTCGACGGGCCTGTGAAGAGGCACTCAAGGACCTTAAGGAGGGCCTATGGCTGGACAGGGGCACTCGGGTGGTCTTCATCGACTTCTCAGTCTACAATGCTAACATCAATCTTTTCTGTGTTCTGAG ACTGGTGGTGGAGTTTCCAGCTACAGGAGGTGCCATCCCATCCTGGCAAATCCGCACGGTTAAGCTGATCCGCTATGTCAGCAACTGGGACTTCTTTATCGTTGGCTGTGAGATTGCCTTCTGCATCTTCATCTTCTACTACGTAGTGGAGGAGATCCTAGAGCTCCGCATCCACAGGCTTCGTTACCTCAGCAGCATCTGGAACATTCTGGACCTGGTGGTCATCTTG CTCTCCATTATGGCTGTGGGCTTCCACATATTCCGAACCCTCGAGGTGAATCGGCTGATGGGGAAGCTTTTACAGCAGCCAAACATGTATGCTGACTTTGAGTTCCTCGCCTTCTGGCAGACACAGTACAACAACATGAACGCCGTCAACCTCTTCTTTGCCTGGATCAAG ATATTCAAGTACATCAGCTTCAACAAGACCATGACCCAGCTCTCCTCCACGCTGGCCCGCTGTGCCAAGGACATCTTGGGCTTTGCCGTCATGTTCTTCCTTGTGTTTTTCGCCTATGCCCAGCTGGGCTACCTGCTTTTCGGGACCCAAGTGGAAAACTTCAGCACTTTCGtcaagtgcat CTTCACTCAGTTCCGGATCATCCTTGGGGACTTTGACTACAATGCTATTGACAACGCCAACCGCATCCTGGGACCTGTTTACTTTGTCACCTACGTCTTCTTCGTCTTCTTCGTGCTCCTG AACATGTTCCTGGCCATCATCAATGACACATATTCAGAGGTCAAGGAGGAGCTGGCTGGACAAAAGGATGAGCTACAGCTTTCAGACCTCCTGAGACAG GGCTACAACAAAACCCTACGGAGGCTGCATCTGAGGAAGGAGCAGGTTTCAGATGTGCAGAAGGTCCTGCAGGCTGGGGAGCAGGAGATCCAGTTCGAGGACTTCACCAACACCTTGAGGGA GCTGGAGCACACAGAGCATGAGACGACCAAGCTCACGGCTGCCTTCACCAGGTTTGACCAAGATGGGAACGGCATCCTAGACGAGAAGGAGCAGAAGGAGACGCAGCAGAAGCTGGAGGGGGAGAGG gtggctgtccATGCTGAGATTGAGAACTTGGGCTGGTCCATTGTGAGGAGCCCACCAGGCGAATCGAGTCCAAAGCAGGCTGCCAAAACAGGTGGCTGGGTTTCGGGAGAAGAATTCTACAC GCTCACAAGGAGAGTTTTGCAGCTGGAGACTGTCCTGGAAGGAGTCATGACCCAGGTTGATGCCATGAGGTCAAAGCTGACGATGGTGGAGAGGAAGGGGTGGCTGGCTCCTCTTCCAGGCGCA GGGGAACAAGGCATTTGGGAGCACCTGCAGGCAGCCCCAGCTGTGACTCCAGCCCCCTGGGGACTCTAG
- the BLOC1S2 gene encoding biogenesis of lysosome-related organelles complex 1 subunit 2 has protein sequence MAAAAAAAAAAEGVPAIHREEPVRDDVAVETAEEAKEPAEADINELCRDMFSKMATYLTGELTATSEDYKLLENMNKLTSLKYLEMKDIAINISRNLKDLNQKYAGLQPYLDQINIIEEQVAALEQAAYKLDAYSKKLEAKYKKLEKR, from the exons atggcggcggcggcggcggcggcggcggcggccgaggGTGTCCCCGCGATCCACCGCGAGGAGCCAGTTCGAG ATGATGTCGCTGTGGAGACTGCTGAGGAAGCAAAGGAGCCTGCTGAGGCTGACATAAATGAGCTCTGCCGGGACATGTTCTCCAAAATGGCAACTTACCTGACTGGGGAACTGACGG CGACCAGTGAAGACTATAAGCTCctggaaaatatgaataaactaaCCAGCCTGAAGTATCTTGAAATGAAAGATATTGCTATAAACATTAGTAGAAACTTAAAGGACTTAAACCAGAAGT ATGCTGGACTGCAGCCTTATCTGGATCAGATCAACATAATTGAGGAGCAAGTAGCAGCTCTTGAGCAGGCAGCCTACAAGTTGGATGCATATTCAAAAAAACTGG AAGCCAAGTACAAGAAGCTGGAGAAGCGATGA